In the Cylindrospermopsis raciborskii Cr2010 genome, TAGTTTAACTACATGAAAATTGCTGTAGTCAATAGAACTATATTACGTCTTCCTATCTATATTGGCAAAGCTGTACCAAAACGAATTCAGACGTTTCCTGATAATTATAGATTTATTGGTTGCTGGACAGAATCTATGAGACAAATTGGAAATGCAGTACCTGTGGAGTTGGGTTATTTTTTGGCTAGTTCTCTATCAAGAGCTTTATGTTGAATTTTTCTTCTCTCTATCCTAATCTTGACGCACCCCCCCTACTACTGGTTTCACTTCCTCCAAAGAAAAAGGATCAGCACCACCAACCCAATTAAAATCACTAACACGAATCATAAAACTACCAAGTTGTAAGGTAGGATTATATCTCAAGCTAACACCGTAGGTGCGCCGATTATACTCTATTATGTAATCTGTATTGCTTGCCTTACCTGTGTCCACATTAATAGCTGTTTGAAACCCAAAACGAAATGGACCATAAATTTGCTGTGAA is a window encoding:
- a CDS encoding DNA cytosine methyltransferase: MKIAVVNRTILRLPIYIGKAVPKRIQTFPDNYRFIGCWTESMRQIGNAVPVELGYFLASSLSRALC